The following are from one region of the Anguilla rostrata isolate EN2019 chromosome 7, ASM1855537v3, whole genome shotgun sequence genome:
- the mrps26 gene encoding 28S ribosomal protein S26, mitochondrial — protein MFHIPSRLPTSTCRLLNPRTSLLVMAVRGRKSRTDPKAKSKAGRVKVPPPVDPVEMVVLKERFAQYGMIVRALRFEFKEEVLQQKYEQEVGSQAEERAKQEADRHRALMAWNDAENLRMRKLREIRVLKEQEEAKQKEAELAILRENKMESFVKEKEQEILQLEEDAKTFITMENLDHRIEEALDNPINYNFAIDKEGRVVKRTVLQ, from the exons ATGTTTCATATTCCTTCCAGACTCCCGACATCGACATGTCGGCTGCTTAATCCCAGGACTAGCCTGCTGGTAATGGCGGTGAGAGGAAGAAAATCTCGTACCGACCCGAAGGCCAAGTCGAAAGCTGGAAGAGTGAAGGTTCCACCTCCCGTCGATCCGGTGGAGATGGTCGTCCTCAAGGAGAGATTCGCTCAGTATGGCATGATCGTGCGAGCGCTCCG TTTCGAGTTTAAGGAAGAAGTGCTGCAACAGAAATATGAGCAGGAGGTGGGTTCACAGGCGGAAGAACGGGCCAAACAGGAGGCGGACAGACACCGTGCCCTCATGGCCTGGAATGATGCGGAGAACCTGCGGATGAGGAAGCTCCG GGAGATCCGGGTCCTGAAGGAGCAGGAAGAGGCGAAGCAGAAGGAGGCAGAGCTTGCCATCCTCAGAGAAAATAAGATGGAGAGTtttgtgaaagagaaagaacaagagATTTTGCAACTTGAG GAGGATGCAAAGACATTCATCACCATGGAGAACTTGGACCACCGCATAGAGGAAGCCCTGGACAATCCGATTaactacaactttgctattgacAAAGAGGGACGAGTGGTGAAACGAACAGTGCTACAGTGA